The following DNA comes from Caulobacter sp. X.
CGTAGCGATAGCCGCCCGACTTGTAGACGCCGCCGACCGCCTGCTCGGCCCGGGTCTTCTGCATGTCGCAGCCGATCGCCGAACCGGCGCCCGCGCCGACCACGGCGCCGATGGCCGTGCCGGTCCCGCGATCGCCGTGGCCAGCGATCTGGTTGCCGGCCAGGCCGCCGATCAGGCCGCCGATCAGAGCGCCGACCTCCTGCTTGCCGCCCGAGGCCTTGCAGCCGACGACGCCGGCGCTGGCTTGCGGGGCGACGCTCAGGCTCAGGGCCGCCGCGGCGGCGCCCAGGGTCAGGGTGATGGTCTTGGTCTGCTTGAAAGCCATTTGGCCAAACATGAGAGAACTCCTTCGTCCCTTGGAATGTGTCCGGGGTCATCAACCCCGTGAGACAGACCATGACAGGGTGAAGCTGAACGGCGTCGGGGACCCGACTGACAGAGTTCGTTCATGTTGAGCGTCGATATCGCGACACGCGCGAAACGAGCGTTTCTTGACGATACCCTTGACAGGTGCATTGGGCGAGCGCCTCATCTTCTGGACGCGGCGAGGCGCCCGGGCCTGTAGGGGGCGAACATGCGTAGGATCGGTCTGACCGCGACGGCCATCGCCGTCGTGCTGGGCGGCGGCGGCGCGTACCTGGCCAAGGAAGCCGTTTCCAAGCCCACGGCCAAGCCGCTACTGGCGGCCGCGACCGTGACGCCCGTGCCCTTGCCGACGGGACCGGACTACCCCGCGCCGCCGGCGGTCATCAACGGCTGGATCGCCGCGGGCGACACCACCGCCATCCGCGGCCACGCCTGGAGCCTGTGGCAAGCCATGGCCACGCCGTCGGGCCAGTTCTTCAACGGCCAGCAACTGCCGATCTGGGAGACCTGGGCGACCTCGGACGACGTCTTCCCGGGCACGCCGGCCGCCCTGAAGGCCGCCCTGCGACCGCGCGCCGCCACCCTGGCCGCGCGCCTGGCCCAGCCGCGCGCGCTTCGCCATTTCCGGGTCCCGCACCAGTTCCACCACGGGCTCTCGACCAAGGCCGCCCTGCCCTTCGGCAACGCCGCCGTCACCGCCTTCAACAAGTTCAGCCCGGCCGCGGCGACCTTCATCGACGCGCCGCAACCAGGTCCAGGCGGCGGAACCTACAGCTACGCCAGCGCCGCCGGCCTGGCGAAGCTGAACGCCTCCTGGCCCGCCGGCACGACGCCGGAAGCTCGCGGGATCAACGAATTCCCGGTCGAGGGCGTCGAGCTGAAGCCGGTGTTCAGCACGGTCAAGGCGACCGGCCTGACGATCCAGCCGCTCTGGCAAGGTCCGGCCGCCTCCACCAACCCGAACAACCCCACGCCCGACACCTGGACGACCTGCGTGCTGGTGGCC
Coding sequences within:
- a CDS encoding SH3 domain-containing protein, whose protein sequence is MFGQMAFKQTKTITLTLGAAAAALSLSVAPQASAGVVGCKASGGKQEVGALIGGLIGGLAGNQIAGHGDRGTGTAIGAVVGAGAGSAIGCDMQKTRAEQAVGGVYKSGGYRYARNVEAEPLVKMGHKYVARSTLNLRAAATTRAPRVGAVSSGETFQALGRTGDGKWILVGQDGVGVGYVSSAYVYRA